Proteins from one Cicer arietinum cultivar CDC Frontier isolate Library 1 chromosome 3, Cicar.CDCFrontier_v2.0, whole genome shotgun sequence genomic window:
- the LOC101503913 gene encoding EID1-like F-box protein 2, with the protein MIITKQYRCIHSASCQCSKGHLSEDAIFLVFHNLKWNPKLIATLSCVCKWFDDLAKRVLWKEFCGTRAPKMLRDLQSTGSHVVDGNWRALGKLLTYCSGCTKGGLFKDILIPGHFVYQTRFSRTSGKSFLLPQCRTDVLYVSDPCEHLDQGEEGDLGFFRGVFKSFATSKVRKMLISKGAKLHSTEVCPYCKAKLWSMQQAKMIPQSASCRLGSYEDCIEYYVCLNGHMIGICTLLPLSDSEEAPELEK; encoded by the coding sequence ATGATTATCACAAAGCAGTACCGATGCATACACTCAGCTAGCTGTCAATGTTCTAAAGGGCATTTAAGTGAAGATGCAATTTTCTTagtttttcataatttaaaatggAATCCCAAGCTGATTGCTACTCTGTCATGCGTGTGCAAATGGTTTGATGATCTTGCGAAGCGAGTTCTATGGAAAGAGTTTTGTGGAACAAGAGCTCCAAAGATGTTGCGTGATCTGCAATCTACTGGTAGCCACGTCGTTGATGGAAACTGGAGAGCTTTAGGGAAGCTGCTTACATACTGTTCAGGATGCACAAAAGGTGGATTGTTCAAAGACATTCTGATTCCGGGTCACTTTGTATATCAGACTCGATTTTCTAGAACGTCGGGAAAGAGCTTTCTCTTGCCACAATGCAGAACTGATGTTTTATACGTGTCTGATCCTTGTGAGCATCTTGATCAAGGTGAAGAAGGAGATTTAGGATTCTTCCGTGGAGTTTTTAAGTCGTTTGCAACCTCGAAGGTTCGAAAGATGCTTATTAGTAAAGGTGCCAAGCTCCATTCAACAGAAGTCTGTCCTTATTGTAAGGCGAAGTTGTGGAGTATGCAGCAAGCTAAAATGATCCCTCAAAGTGCTAGTTGCAGGTTGGGTTCTTATGAAGATTGCATTGAGTATTATGTGTGCCTCAACGGCCACATGATTGGGATATGTACTCTATTACCGTTGTCTGATTCGGAAGAGGCGCCTGAGTTGGAGAAATAG